From Paenibacillus sp. GP183, one genomic window encodes:
- a CDS encoding GHKL domain-containing protein: protein MKINSRILLIFFLLIGLLLIANNTSYYWFTKKSLTEAVSEKMKSTAEQIRISIEHSEEGSFYVEDVIGENLRSVALYAKSELDPHINRVTNEQLLAIKNQTGVDGISLMQRVGDDIVVTKSSEPAEIDLPTKDLGYWFTAFNQLFNDHNVTISEGKKLPNFWTGPYEVPASGTSDKSKFGYYYDGTTDYIICTFVNARRIDVFKNITGANSIIKKTMDSNPDIVEIAGLNANTFGTSPKVYKDAAGSPFVSVYDKTVLFGQYTVIDASDVDNARKAENLNKPVSIVTNWVGKPILKTFVPVQVKQLSSVQREVPYVITIVSDYKAIQDTLNSMLFQSAALFLILTICSFGLLYFAFRYMTKTRESAVQSTQELYIQNMDMMFAAIRGQRHDFLNHVQTIYALLSHGKREAQLKYMKELIEEIDEVTDIIQIGHPAIAALIQAKIAVAMRAKINFRYSFTGLDGLTLGIKSVDIVKIIGNLIDNAFDEAGKFPPEQRDVRVTGWSEASSLFISVTNPFDGELAEADKEKLFEIGYTTKSEGDHHGVGLAVVKETILKYKGRIEVHCEDGYINFQISIQMQ, encoded by the coding sequence ATGAAAATCAACTCTAGAATTTTGCTTATATTTTTCTTGTTGATAGGTCTGCTGTTGATTGCCAACAATACATCCTATTACTGGTTCACCAAAAAATCATTGACTGAAGCTGTATCGGAAAAAATGAAATCAACTGCTGAGCAAATCCGCATTTCTATTGAGCATTCGGAAGAAGGTTCTTTCTACGTTGAGGATGTTATTGGAGAAAATCTCAGGTCAGTGGCTCTCTATGCCAAATCCGAACTCGATCCTCATATTAATAGGGTGACGAATGAACAATTGCTGGCGATTAAAAATCAAACGGGCGTAGATGGCATTTCATTAATGCAAAGGGTTGGAGATGATATTGTCGTTACCAAATCTTCCGAACCTGCGGAAATTGACCTGCCTACAAAGGATTTAGGCTATTGGTTTACGGCTTTTAACCAGCTTTTCAATGACCATAACGTTACGATTTCAGAAGGAAAAAAACTGCCCAACTTTTGGACAGGTCCTTATGAAGTTCCAGCCTCAGGCACAAGCGATAAGTCTAAATTCGGTTATTATTATGATGGAACTACCGATTATATCATTTGTACCTTTGTTAATGCGCGAAGAATAGATGTTTTTAAAAATATTACGGGTGCAAATTCGATCATTAAAAAAACAATGGACTCTAATCCGGATATTGTGGAAATAGCCGGGTTGAATGCAAATACTTTCGGGACTTCGCCCAAAGTATATAAAGATGCAGCAGGATCTCCATTTGTATCGGTTTATGACAAAACCGTCCTATTTGGACAGTATACCGTCATAGATGCAAGTGATGTCGATAACGCCAGAAAAGCCGAGAACTTGAATAAGCCGGTAAGCATCGTTACCAACTGGGTTGGTAAGCCAATCCTCAAAACATTTGTTCCCGTACAGGTGAAGCAGCTTAGCTCAGTCCAAAGAGAAGTACCCTATGTCATTACGATTGTTTCCGACTATAAAGCCATTCAGGATACTTTGAACAGCATGCTTTTTCAATCGGCCGCACTATTTTTAATTTTAACGATATGCAGCTTTGGATTGCTTTACTTTGCATTCCGGTACATGACTAAAACGAGAGAATCGGCGGTCCAATCGACTCAAGAGCTGTATATTCAAAATATGGATATGATGTTTGCGGCCATCCGCGGTCAGCGGCATGATTTCCTGAATCATGTTCAAACCATTTATGCACTTTTGTCTCATGGCAAGCGAGAAGCTCAGCTGAAATATATGAAGGAGTTAATTGAAGAAATTGATGAAGTTACAGACATCATTCAAATCGGCCATCCCGCCATAGCTGCGCTGATCCAAGCTAAAATTGCTGTTGCGATGCGCGCCAAAATCAACTTCCGCTATTCTTTCACAGGTTTGGATGGCTTGACTCTGGGCATCAAGTCAGTTGATATCGTTAAAATCATAGGCAATTTGATCGATAATGCCTTTGATGAAGCGGGCAAATTCCCTCCGGAACAACGAGATGTTCGTGTAACCGGCTGGTCAGAGGCGAGCTCCTTATTCATCTCGGTTACAAATCCTTTCGATGGCGAGCTTGCTGAAGCCGATAAGGAAAAATTATTTGAAATCGGCTATACAACCAAATCCGAAGGCGATCATCATGGTGTAGGCCTAGCAGTAGTCAAAGAAACCATCCTGAAATATAAAGGTAGGATTGAAGTGCATTGTGAAGACGGTTATATTAATTTCCAAATATCCATCCAAATGCAATGA
- a CDS encoding DNA-3-methyladenine glycosylase I, giving the protein MCTRCGWVNQDPIYVDYHDHEWGIPVHDDLKWFEMLNLEGAQAGLSWYTILKKRENYREAFDQFQPEKILLYDQAKIEQLMQNPGIVRNRLKIEGVVKNAHAFLRVKEEFGSFDAYMWRFVGGEPLINQWAELRDIPATTEQSDALSKDLKKRGFKFVGSTICYALMQATGMVDDHTASCFKRVQRP; this is encoded by the coding sequence GTGTGTACAAGATGCGGTTGGGTCAATCAAGACCCGATTTATGTGGATTATCATGACCATGAATGGGGGATACCTGTCCATGATGACCTTAAATGGTTTGAGATGTTGAATTTGGAAGGCGCGCAGGCCGGACTCAGCTGGTATACGATACTTAAGAAGCGTGAGAACTATCGCGAAGCCTTTGATCAATTCCAGCCCGAGAAGATCCTTTTGTATGACCAAGCGAAGATCGAGCAATTGATGCAAAACCCAGGAATCGTCAGAAATCGATTGAAAATAGAAGGCGTTGTGAAAAACGCCCATGCTTTTCTTCGCGTGAAGGAAGAGTTCGGCAGCTTTGATGCCTATATGTGGCGTTTTGTCGGTGGAGAGCCGCTGATCAATCAGTGGGCGGAGCTGCGGGACATTCCCGCAACAACGGAACAATCCGATGCGCTGAGCAAGGATCTAAAGAAAAGAGGGTTCAAATTCGTGGGCTCCACGATTTGTTATGCACTCATGCAAGCAACCGGGATGGTGGATGATCATACCGCCAGCTGCTTTAAACGCGTCCAGCGGCCTTAA
- a CDS encoding IS1595-like element ISPaen5 family transposase, with amino-acid sequence MAKAVEMSLIKFQKEFRTEEDCASYLSAQKWKDGFQCPRCKHEKYYFIQKRRLYECQQCAHQTSVTAGTIMHKSKLPLLTWFWAIYLVVHDKRGRSALALSDVLEINYRTALRLLRKIREAMRAQDANYQLSGLVEMDDAYFGGRKSGTDGRGTGKTKVAIALSTDEEGRPRHLRMKVIEKVSIQEIHRVAEECIAKGSTIHSDGHPSYKQLNTMGFHHISKNYYQEDNEEFLKWLHTVISNAKAFVEGTYHGLGSTYLQTYLDEFCYRFNRRFFVKELFGRLLNACLVSAPFAVS; translated from the coding sequence ATGGCAAAAGCAGTTGAAATGTCATTAATCAAATTTCAAAAAGAATTTCGAACCGAGGAAGACTGTGCGTCCTACCTTTCGGCTCAAAAATGGAAAGATGGTTTCCAATGCCCACGCTGCAAACATGAGAAATACTACTTCATTCAAAAACGAAGACTGTACGAGTGCCAGCAGTGTGCTCATCAGACCTCCGTGACCGCGGGAACCATCATGCATAAATCTAAGTTGCCTCTACTGACCTGGTTTTGGGCGATTTACTTAGTTGTCCATGATAAGCGAGGTCGGTCAGCACTAGCACTTTCTGACGTTCTCGAAATCAACTACAGAACGGCGCTACGCTTGCTGCGCAAGATTCGAGAGGCGATGAGGGCCCAAGATGCCAACTATCAATTAAGTGGTTTAGTGGAAATGGACGACGCTTATTTCGGCGGACGCAAATCAGGAACAGATGGCAGAGGCACTGGAAAAACAAAAGTCGCCATCGCTCTATCCACAGATGAAGAAGGCCGACCTAGGCATCTTCGAATGAAGGTCATTGAAAAGGTCAGCATTCAGGAGATCCATCGAGTAGCTGAAGAATGCATAGCTAAAGGCTCCACGATCCATTCCGATGGTCATCCTTCCTACAAACAATTGAATACAATGGGCTTCCACCACATCAGCAAAAACTACTACCAAGAAGACAATGAAGAATTTCTCAAATGGCTTCACACTGTGATCAGTAACGCAAAAGCTTTCGTCGAAGGAACCTACCATGGGCTTGGTTCCACATACTTGCAGACGTATCTCGATGAATTTTGCTATCGATTTAATCGTCGTTTCTTTGTAAAAGAATTATTCGGACGACTTCTGAATGCTTGCCTTGTTTCTGCCCCTTTCGCTGTTTCCTGA
- a CDS encoding TatD family hydrolase has protein sequence MVHAAYGYHPEQDVAGKEEREQLFEWILQHASQMVAIGEVGLPYYRRQEAEEKGLVFELEPYLELLERFITMSASLHKPIVLHAVYEDADLVCDLLERHRVKQAHFHWFKGSKKTIQRMISKGYHISITPDVLYEADIRQLAAQYPIELLMVETDGPWPFDGPFEGIRTHPGMIINVIKEIAKIKHISEQEAATALMYNTGQFYRLDIQ, from the coding sequence CTGGTACATGCCGCTTATGGCTACCATCCCGAACAAGATGTCGCTGGAAAAGAAGAGAGGGAGCAGCTCTTTGAGTGGATTTTGCAGCACGCTTCTCAGATGGTTGCCATTGGTGAAGTGGGTTTGCCCTATTACAGGAGGCAGGAAGCTGAAGAGAAGGGTCTCGTTTTTGAACTCGAACCTTATCTGGAATTATTGGAGCGGTTTATCACTATGAGCGCGAGCTTACATAAGCCGATTGTGCTTCATGCGGTCTATGAAGATGCAGATCTTGTTTGCGATTTACTGGAACGGCATCGTGTGAAGCAAGCCCATTTTCATTGGTTCAAAGGAAGCAAAAAAACGATCCAACGAATGATCTCCAAAGGTTACCACATATCCATTACACCTGATGTGCTTTATGAAGCAGATATACGCCAGCTGGCCGCACAATATCCGATCGAGCTACTGATGGTTGAAACGGATGGTCCCTGGCCATTCGATGGACCATTTGAAGGAATACGAACACATCCGGGCATGATCATTAATGTCATTAAGGAAATTGCTAAAATCAAACATATATCTGAACAAGAAGCAGCAACTGCCCTTATGTACAACACTGGACAGTTTTACAGACTCGATATACAATAG
- a CDS encoding ABC transporter ATP-binding protein → MSERILELKHVQHTYTNKSKSVQVLSDISLHVDKGEFVSIVGPSGSGKTTLFQIIGGLITPSSGEVWLEGSLVTGQKGLISYMPQQPSLFPWRSVESNVVLAQEIAGASLSEALEEARKWLGRVGLSGYEQEFPHVLSGGMQQRVSFLRALLSPQELMCLDEPFGSLDALTRQEMQAWLLDIWEANKRAVLFVTHSIEEALYLSDRIYVLSNKPSSIMKVIEVPFARPRRESVMLDLSFQQLRQEIYAIMKKEQGRLHSIPVSGESL, encoded by the coding sequence ATGTCCGAACGTATTTTGGAGCTGAAGCATGTCCAGCATACCTATACGAACAAGAGCAAAAGCGTACAGGTGCTGTCCGATATCTCTCTGCATGTGGATAAGGGTGAGTTTGTTTCCATAGTAGGTCCTTCCGGAAGCGGCAAAACAACGCTCTTTCAGATTATCGGCGGATTGATCACGCCTTCTTCAGGTGAAGTTTGGCTTGAGGGCAGCTTGGTCACCGGCCAAAAGGGGCTTATCAGCTACATGCCGCAGCAGCCGTCTTTGTTTCCTTGGCGTTCTGTAGAGTCGAATGTAGTTCTGGCGCAAGAGATAGCAGGGGCAAGCCTCAGTGAAGCTTTAGAAGAAGCCAGAAAATGGCTAGGCCGCGTAGGGCTCAGCGGATATGAGCAGGAGTTTCCGCATGTGCTGTCAGGAGGAATGCAGCAGAGAGTCTCTTTTCTTCGTGCTTTGCTAAGTCCGCAAGAGCTGATGTGTCTGGATGAGCCATTCGGGTCCCTGGATGCGCTCACTCGCCAGGAGATGCAGGCATGGCTGCTGGATATATGGGAAGCGAACAAGAGAGCGGTTCTTTTCGTAACCCACAGTATTGAAGAAGCTCTGTATTTATCGGACCGTATCTATGTGCTGTCCAATAAGCCGTCAAGCATTATGAAGGTGATTGAGGTCCCTTTTGCCCGTCCGCGACGGGAATCCGTCATGCTGGATCTTTCCTTTCAACAACTGAGGCAGGAGATCTATGCGATTATGAAAAAAGAGCAAGGCAGGCTGCACAGCATTCCTGTATCGGGGGAAAGCCTTTGA
- a CDS encoding ABC transporter permease, whose product MNRSNWIQAVWPPILVVILLLVVWQLSTIWLQIPGWLLPAPLKILSEGLQSLPTLLKLTGSTIQMTLLGFGAGVLIGLLTACVLHLVPGFKAGFYPLLILTQNIPTIALAPLLVILFGFGLLPKIIVITLVCFFPISIATMDGFMQTDRSMYTYMQMIGASKRQLFMKLELPNSLPFIFSGLKISATYSVMGAVIADWLGSGKGIGIYMMLQKNNYRADREFVAIFIIVCLSLLFFALIVWLEKLLIRWNVKS is encoded by the coding sequence GTGAATCGTTCGAACTGGATCCAGGCAGTATGGCCGCCAATATTAGTGGTCATACTGCTTTTGGTCGTTTGGCAGTTATCGACAATATGGCTGCAGATTCCGGGCTGGCTGCTGCCTGCACCGCTGAAGATTTTGTCAGAAGGCCTTCAGTCGCTGCCGACCTTGCTGAAGCTAACAGGTTCAACGATTCAAATGACGTTACTCGGATTTGGAGCAGGTGTGCTGATTGGACTGCTAACAGCCTGTGTACTGCATCTGGTACCTGGATTTAAAGCCGGATTTTATCCACTGCTGATCCTGACTCAAAATATCCCGACTATTGCTCTCGCACCCTTGCTGGTCATCCTGTTCGGATTCGGTTTGCTGCCTAAAATCATCGTCATTACATTAGTATGTTTTTTCCCGATTTCCATTGCAACGATGGACGGATTCATGCAAACGGACCGGAGCATGTATACATATATGCAAATGATCGGAGCATCCAAGCGGCAGCTATTTATGAAGCTGGAGCTGCCCAATTCCTTGCCCTTTATCTTTTCCGGATTAAAAATCTCAGCCACCTATAGTGTCATGGGTGCAGTTATCGCCGATTGGCTCGGCAGCGGCAAAGGAATCGGCATCTATATGATGCTGCAAAAAAATAACTATCGGGCGGATCGCGAATTTGTAGCCATTTTCATCATTGTTTGCTTGAGCTTATTGTTCTTCGCCTTAATTGTTTGGCTCGAAAAGCTGCTGATTCGTTGGAATGTCAAATCCTAG
- a CDS encoding thiamine-binding protein: MANALVSIQIIPKTKNNEDVIPYVDRAIEVIAKSGVKHQVSPLETTMEGELDHLLQIIQDMNAAMIEMGSPSVLSQVKILFNPSGASMDKLTEKYRP, from the coding sequence ATGGCTAATGCACTGGTAAGTATTCAAATCATTCCAAAAACCAAGAACAATGAAGATGTCATTCCTTATGTGGACCGAGCGATTGAGGTGATCGCGAAGTCCGGTGTCAAGCACCAGGTAAGTCCGCTGGAAACGACCATGGAGGGAGAGCTGGATCATCTACTTCAGATCATACAGGACATGAATGCAGCCATGATCGAGATGGGCAGCCCGAGCGTCCTGTCCCAGGTGAAGATTCTATTCAATCCATCCGGTGCTTCCATGGATAAATTAACGGAGAAATATCGTCCGTGA
- a CDS encoding ABC transporter substrate-binding protein, with protein sequence MKWGKMASVLMMSLTVVVAGCGAKTDNNGNSATATSAATEKPAATAAASTKPAKLTDVKIVLDWTPNTNHTGLYVAKDQGYFEQEGLNVEIIQPGDGGSEGMVAAGKAEFGVSVQESITNARIQGVPIVSIAAIIQHNTSGFASPVSKNIKTPKDFEGKTYGGYGAPVEMAVIESLMQQEKANVSKVKVVNIGSADYFTAVKRDIDFSWIYYAWTGVDAELRNEPINMIYLTKYSDKLDYYTPVLATSEKMIKEKPEIVKAFTAAAAKGYQFAIDKPEEAANMLLKAVPDLDKKLVIASQKWLSPKYKDDAPRWGEQKRAVWDNYATWMLDHKLLEKKLDVDAAFTNDFLPGSKK encoded by the coding sequence ATGAAGTGGGGAAAAATGGCATCCGTGCTAATGATGAGCTTGACCGTTGTTGTCGCAGGCTGTGGAGCAAAAACAGACAATAATGGGAATTCAGCAACAGCAACATCAGCAGCCACAGAAAAACCTGCGGCAACAGCGGCAGCAAGTACAAAGCCTGCCAAGCTGACCGATGTTAAGATTGTGCTCGATTGGACACCGAATACGAATCACACCGGGTTGTACGTGGCGAAGGATCAAGGTTATTTCGAACAAGAAGGTTTGAATGTGGAGATTATTCAGCCGGGAGATGGCGGTTCGGAGGGCATGGTAGCAGCCGGAAAAGCTGAATTTGGCGTTAGTGTTCAAGAGAGTATTACCAATGCGCGAATTCAGGGAGTTCCGATTGTATCCATAGCTGCCATCATTCAGCATAATACTTCCGGTTTTGCTTCCCCGGTAAGTAAGAACATTAAAACGCCTAAGGATTTTGAAGGTAAAACTTACGGCGGTTACGGGGCACCTGTGGAAATGGCGGTCATCGAATCCTTGATGCAGCAGGAGAAAGCGAATGTCAGCAAGGTGAAGGTCGTCAACATCGGATCCGCTGATTATTTTACTGCGGTTAAGAGAGATATTGATTTTTCCTGGATCTATTATGCTTGGACAGGTGTAGATGCGGAGCTTCGCAATGAGCCGATTAATATGATTTACTTGACCAAATATTCGGATAAACTGGATTACTATACACCTGTACTTGCGACAAGCGAGAAGATGATTAAGGAAAAACCTGAAATCGTCAAGGCTTTCACTGCTGCTGCGGCAAAAGGTTACCAATTTGCGATTGACAAGCCTGAGGAAGCAGCCAATATGCTGCTGAAGGCCGTGCCGGATCTGGACAAAAAGCTGGTGATTGCCAGCCAAAAATGGCTCAGTCCCAAGTACAAGGATGATGCACCGCGTTGGGGTGAGCAAAAGAGAGCCGTATGGGATAACTATGCCACCTGGATGTTGGATCATAAGCTGCTCGAAAAGAAGCTGGATGTAGATGCTGCATTCACCAACGACTTCTTGCCCGGGTCCAAAAAATAA
- a CDS encoding patatin family protein translates to MNGIGLVLEGGGMRGVYTAGVLDYLIDYDLYFPYVVGVSAGACNATSYISRQRGRNKKVTIGYIKDHRYLSYRNLLREKSMFGMDFIFNQLPNVLEPFDFPAFYSSEQRFAIGTTDAVTGETVYYTKHDLMENTSTILRASSSLPFISQPVVFEGRTLFDGGLVDPIPIKQSIKDGNERHVIILTKEKGYRKSPFKQKWFAKSVYPKYNGLVDALVNRSQIYNESLEIVDELEKQGKALVIRPSSPMMVSRVEKNADKLQLLYELGYDDAERSLTKFDEWAEEESRMIKL, encoded by the coding sequence ATGAATGGTATTGGTTTAGTGCTTGAGGGCGGCGGTATGAGAGGAGTCTATACGGCTGGAGTACTTGATTACTTAATCGACTATGATTTGTATTTCCCATATGTGGTCGGTGTTTCGGCTGGAGCCTGTAATGCAACTTCCTATATTTCCCGTCAGCGGGGCCGTAACAAGAAAGTGACAATCGGATACATAAAGGACCATCGGTACTTGAGTTACCGCAACTTGTTACGCGAGAAAAGTATGTTCGGTATGGACTTCATCTTTAATCAACTTCCCAATGTGCTCGAGCCTTTTGATTTTCCTGCCTTTTATTCCTCGGAACAGCGTTTTGCCATAGGTACAACAGATGCTGTTACAGGGGAGACGGTTTATTATACGAAGCATGATTTGATGGAGAATACATCAACTATCCTCCGAGCCTCCAGCAGTCTTCCTTTTATTTCCCAGCCAGTCGTGTTTGAAGGACGCACCTTGTTTGACGGCGGCCTTGTCGATCCGATTCCTATCAAGCAGTCCATCAAGGATGGAAATGAGCGTCACGTGATTATTTTAACGAAAGAAAAAGGTTATAGAAAATCACCATTCAAGCAAAAATGGTTCGCCAAAAGTGTCTATCCCAAATACAATGGGCTTGTGGATGCACTGGTGAATCGCAGCCAAATCTATAATGAATCGCTGGAAATAGTAGATGAGCTGGAGAAACAAGGGAAAGCCTTGGTTATTCGTCCTTCTTCGCCTATGATGGTGAGCCGTGTGGAAAAGAATGCAGATAAATTGCAGCTGCTTTATGAGCTTGGGTATGACGATGCCGAGCGTTCATTGACGAAATTTGATGAATGGGCTGAAGAAGAATCCAGGATGATTAAATTGTAA
- a CDS encoding DUF3369 domain-containing protein, giving the protein MNSDNPQELDDELIFADEEKGYDRSPLLVKERNQEVWEVLIVDDEKQVHQVTKMVLNDFIFDGKKLEFHSAFSATEAKELIEAHPNAALILLDVVMESEHAGLELIKYLRKEMKNQSIRIILRTGQPGQAPEKSVIMDYDINDYKEKTELTTQKLFTTVVSALRSFRDIKVIEKSRNGLEEIIKSAPTLFELQSMKKFASGVLTQLISIVNANENAVHCSFAVTKEEEDIYILAASGDYAQTGEQRARDVVPRDVFEFIEQAFQTKISIYSSCHMTIYFRSKMGMENVIYINGFQTLSEWERYLVEIYCANVSVAFENIYLNLELENTQKEIIYTMGEITETRSKETGHHVKRVAEYSRLLALKYGLSEQEAEVIRLASPMHDVGKVGIPDAILNKPGPLTDEEFEVIKSHAGLGYEMLKHSNKQVLNAAATIAQQHHEKYDGSGYPHGLKGEIIHIYGRITAVADVFDALCSDRVYKKAWDLDRVLDFLLSQKARHFDPVLVDLFLTHLDEFLVIKEKYT; this is encoded by the coding sequence ATGAATAGTGATAATCCTCAAGAACTTGATGATGAGCTGATTTTTGCGGATGAAGAGAAGGGTTATGATAGAAGTCCCTTATTGGTTAAGGAGCGTAATCAAGAGGTTTGGGAAGTTCTTATCGTGGATGACGAAAAGCAGGTTCATCAGGTTACAAAAATGGTGTTGAATGATTTTATTTTTGACGGGAAAAAGCTGGAGTTTCACAGTGCATTTTCAGCTACTGAAGCCAAGGAACTGATTGAGGCGCACCCGAATGCCGCGCTCATCCTGCTTGACGTCGTGATGGAGAGTGAGCATGCAGGGCTGGAACTCATTAAATATTTACGCAAAGAGATGAAAAATCAATCTATCCGTATCATTCTGCGCACCGGCCAACCCGGTCAGGCTCCCGAGAAATCAGTCATCATGGATTACGATATCAATGATTACAAAGAGAAAACAGAGCTTACGACCCAAAAGCTGTTCACCACCGTAGTGTCTGCCTTACGTTCCTTTCGTGATATTAAAGTGATTGAGAAGAGCAGAAACGGCCTTGAAGAAATAATCAAATCGGCACCGACCTTATTTGAGCTTCAATCGATGAAAAAATTCGCCTCCGGTGTTCTGACTCAATTAATCTCCATTGTCAATGCGAATGAGAATGCGGTTCATTGCAGCTTTGCCGTCACGAAGGAAGAAGAAGATATATACATATTGGCCGCCAGCGGTGATTATGCCCAGACCGGGGAACAAAGAGCCAGGGATGTAGTGCCCAGAGATGTGTTTGAGTTCATAGAGCAAGCCTTTCAAACAAAAATCAGCATATATAGTTCATGCCACATGACCATTTATTTTCGAAGTAAAATGGGCATGGAAAATGTGATTTATATCAACGGTTTCCAGACTCTGAGTGAGTGGGAACGTTATTTGGTGGAGATTTATTGTGCGAATGTCTCCGTAGCCTTTGAGAACATTTATTTAAATCTAGAGCTGGAAAACACGCAGAAGGAAATTATTTACACCATGGGTGAAATTACGGAAACGCGTTCCAAGGAAACCGGACATCATGTCAAAAGAGTTGCGGAATATTCAAGGCTCTTGGCACTAAAGTATGGGCTCTCGGAGCAGGAGGCCGAGGTGATTCGCTTGGCATCTCCCATGCACGATGTCGGGAAGGTCGGCATTCCGGATGCTATATTGAACAAACCGGGCCCACTGACCGATGAGGAATTTGAAGTCATCAAGTCTCATGCGGGTTTGGGGTATGAAATGCTGAAGCATTCCAATAAGCAGGTGCTTAATGCGGCGGCAACTATCGCTCAGCAGCATCATGAGAAGTATGATGGGAGCGGTTATCCTCATGGCTTAAAGGGAGAAATCATCCACATCTATGGTCGGATTACAGCAGTAGCCGATGTATTTGACGCCCTTTGCAGCGATAGAGTGTACAAGAAGGCATGGGATTTGGACCGAGTGCTGGATTTCCTTCTAAGCCAAAAGGCCCGTCATTTTGATCCGGTGTTGGTAGATTTGTTTTTGACTCATCTGGATGAATTTCTTGTCATTAAAGAAAAATACACATGA